The nucleotide window GACACAGCTGGCAGGGCTCCAGGAGGGCCTCgggcctcacctccacctccatctccatgcCCACGCTCTCCTGGCTCTCGCCCCCCGACACGGCCTCCTCCTTGGTCAGGCCGAACGCCAGGGGGCCCTTGCCCAGGGCCGAGCCCAGGGTGGGGAGCGACCGGTCGGGCCTGCAGTGGGAGGGCAGGACGACCGGGTCCGATACCGTGCGGCTGCAGTCGGGCACGTCCAGCCCTGCGTCGctgtcgtcctcctcgtccggGGAGCCAAACGAGCCGCGGGACGGGATGTCGGGCACCGAGAGGGCGTGGGCGAGCAGGGGCACGTCCTTGTACCAGTCCTTGCGGAGGGCCCAGCAGCGGACGCAGTACCTCTGGAGAGGGGTGTTGTACTTCTTGCACTCGGTGCACTGCCAGGCGTCCTGGGAGGGCGGAGCGCGGCACAAGAGCGTCAACAAGAGAGCGCGGCGCACTTCTCCAACCGAGAGACGCGTTTGACACAGAAATGAGAGCGGGGACTATGAGGGAGGAAACACAGACCTGCGTGGAGACGTCCGTGTCCGTGTCGTCGCTCAGACACTGGGAGTCCTCGTCGGGCTCCTCCTGGATCTACCCCCGACCAAAAACATTCAGCAAGAGGTTATAGAAGAACacaccctgctccccccccgcTAACCAGACGACCAACGAGGCCAGCGACCTACCTCTCCGTCGGCCTTGTCCTCCTTCCCTGCTCCCGTGCCCTCCGCCTCCAGGCAGgcctcgccctcgccctcgccgCGGCCGCCGGCCTCCAGCGCCGCCTCCTTCATCTCCACGCTCACcccctcgccctcgccctcctccaGGAACCACAGGTCGTCGCCGGTGGCGTCCGACACGGCCGCCGTGTCCCGCTCCTGCTCGGCGGACAGCGGACCCCTCAAGTCACGGCAGAGGTGCACGCTCCCGCCGCACCGCCGGCCTTCATGTTACAATATGCTTACTCGGTTAGTGACGATGTCCGTGGAGCCGTTACTCCTGCGGCTGTGGTTGCTGCCGACATTGCCCAGGAACCACCATGGCAGGCCAGAGAGGTCCCACTCGTCCAGAGTAACGTCTAATTTGGGCCGTTTGCAGGCTGACCGTGGCAGGCCATCTAGTGAGTCTGTTGGGAAACCAAACAACTGTTAAACGTtgcaaaatagaaaaaaggcCCGTTCAATCGTCTTGCTCGGATCTCAGACCTCGACAAACATCCCGATATCACTTGGAATAACCCAACCTTACTGTGGGGTTTGTGTgcggatgatggctggtttaagcagcctcacctggcccgggTCAGACTCTGGGGCTGGTTGAGGATGCACACCGGTTTACATTGAGCGAACAATGAGCACAGGCTGAACCAGCCATGGCCACACACTCAGTGAGATCTCCCACATAGCAGGATGGATTGTGGCAACAGACGTTGCTACCGTTACCTTGGTCACACTCCCGGGGTCGTCTCTGGGAGGGGGTCGGCAGGAGGGGCCTTTCCCTGCCGGGCTCCAGTCCTGCGACGGCCCCCACCCCACCCGTCTACGTTGGACAGAGGAGAACATCAAGCATTAGAGAACAGAGCGGTAACTGGGCACAAGGGGGGCCCACAGCTCCATCACCAGAGGGGGGCGGGATGGGAAACTGGATTGGTTGGGATGGGGGACGGGTAGGCGGGGGTAGGGGTATAACCAGACCTCCTTGGTTCTAAACAATGGCCTGGGCAGGTGGGTTAGTACAATGTTGTAGACGGGGTGAAAGCTAAAGGATTTGGGAAAGGAAGGAACTTAATTtggtttaattaaaaaatgtatagatGCCAGATTGCTGAATACTCCAGAGGAGCCCGTTTTGGGATACACTTTAGAAATAATCGACCTACATCCAATTTTTTTATAAAGATATTTGATAATTGGTTGTAGGAGGGTTTTGGAAGCCTTGTTATGTGGGACATAACTCACTAAAGGGATTATATTGTAACCATTGAGAACCAATGCCTGTTGCACAGGCTGCATCAAAGCTCTTCACGGCTAATGCCGAGTGGCCTTTAACAAGTTATTAATGTGCAGTCAGGGGAGTTAGGGGCGGAGGGGTTTGGGAGAGCTGGGGTAGGAGGACAAAAGAGGAGGATACCGAGTATCCTTGGGGCCTGCCCCTGGATCACGAGCTGCGTTTCCCCCACGGGTTCCGGTGCAGAGAAGAGATCTctgtgacagacagagagagtgactcTGCCCCCCCATCCACTGGTTGGAGCTGGTGCGTCACACAAGAGTGTGGGCAACGCGGCCAGACCAGTGCCACGGATGGGGTCGTACAGAGACGGTGCCACTCTGTACAATATGCACACCAATGAAGACAGCAGCCAAGGCCCGCCGCCCCACCGCACACAAGTCAACAGCAACCGAGGGAACTTTAGTTGGACCGCGTTGAGGGACCGCCGAAGTCAAAGGTGTCACACACACGGTGGACAAAGACTAACTGGAGCCAAAACCAGTGCTGATGTGAGCCGGAgttgtgtgtggtggggtgaCAGGACGGATGGGTTTCTGTTTCTTCCGAGCACCATGTTTCTGTTTTACCTGACCGCGATCCTCCACTCCGCTCTCAACACACTCACGGCCCAAAGAAAGATTCTCAGCAGCGTCTGCATTTCAAATGAGACACAGTAACAGAAAGAGCAAACCATCCCACCCTTAACATTACTACTTTTGGTTTAAACCCAGTCAGAAACCAATCACTCAGCCATTGTCTGCCGTCGGCCGTTCCAGGCTCAGCAGAAATAGAAGAAAAATAGATGCTGTCATCTGCCAAAATGAACGGATGCACTGTTGtacacacaacaaacagaaaAGGCTAACAGAGGAAATTGGTGATGAAGAAACATTTACTTCCTGTTTCTGTAAAACAAGTTCATCATTATAGGTAAATATCCCAATACTGATGTTGTATTTAAGTCACTCAAACAAAAAGGGGAAAAGATAGAACAGAATTAATATGAATCAGAATAGCACCATGAATGAACAAAATACAGTAATGTTATACAACGCATGACAGAACATGACGAATATGTTCCCTCCAATGTTctacaaaaaacaaacatgccatacattaaaatgtataaataaagcaCTTACTGCTAGCCCCAACCACCACCAAGTGCTTCTTCAGCATTTCATACACCGGGCTGTAATCGAAAAACGATGCACCATTTTTAAAATAGAGAAAATGCACATTTAAACAAGGCAATGCATAACTGAATTAGGCCATTGTGTGGGGTTAACCTGTATTTACCTTGGATTTTTGACTGAGAAGCTATCCACTTCAAGCAGTTCCCCAAGTGGGTCATCCTGACAGTGCACAATGTGCTGTCTCTGCTTGTCATACAGCTGCCTCCCCATGATGTATTGTCCCAGGTAATGCATCACCTATagacaaaaaaagaaatgtattgtATAAAACCACGTTTGGAAAAGGGGCAAAATGTCAGTGTTGCTGCAACACTACTGCAAGTGAAACATGTCCAATGCGAGACGTAGTATTTTAATCCTTATTTATAACAACCAACCTCTTTAAGGGTAAATACATTTTCCTGGGCTCCAGCAACACGCAGGATTTGCAGGAGAGGCGCTTTTGGCTGGACCTTAAATAGTAAACCTTTCTTTAAGCATTGattgcacattttttaaactacAGTTAAAGACAATAAGAACGTCATTAAATTCGGATTCTTACCGGACTCCCCTCTCCAGGTAGTGTTCTGCATGAGCTCAGGGGCTGGGGTGATATAGAGCTCATATTAAACCAGCCGAACCTGAAATACAGAAAGGAACATTCAGTTATAACGTATTGTTCCAGAGCCGTAATATTAGCCTGGGCCACATATGCATGCATAGCATCATGCTCATTTGGACTTATCCGCGCTTATTCCTATATAACTGTCCCCTGGCGGCGTGGTTGAAAGGATGTTGGGGTTAAGCAATCTTTGTCTTCTGTAACGTAATTTATGTTCATGGAATAATTATGAATAATCCTTAACAGCGTAAAATCATTTACGGCGATGAATGTCCTGTAGGGCTTGAACGTAGAATAAGGCATTTGTTCGTACACTTTATCTAAGTTCTCACTAATGTACACACGTTTTAGCAGGTGGCCAAACAATCATGATGCTGGTGGCGATGCGCGTTAACTCACCCATTACGAAACACGCTAACTGAGCTAACCAGCTAATCCAACAATAAAAAGCAAATCACTTATATTAGCTAACCTTCGTGGACAGACATCACGCCTAACTTTATTGGATATTACATTATTGCTCGCGGTGTGTTGCTCTGGTTGGCCAGAGAAACAATTATTGACTATGAAAGCGCAAATACTACTGAACATGTAGCATCAAGTAGGCTCGAGAAGATTCAAAATGATGACGGATACTCAAGTTCCGCGTACTAGTCCAGACCTGTCCCAAGGAAAGTATGGCGCCGCCTACTGGTGAACAAACTCAAGTACACGAAGATCGTTAATAGTCACGTAGTTCAGTCTAATATATTTTCGTGGCTTGATGTATAAAATGAACCTTTCCGGACATATCTCAATATCTGTTATCAGAACTGATATATACACTACTGATAACATCACATATAAAGCCTAGAACCAGAAATGTAAATCTAATTGCAAAACAAAGAGTCTGTACAGCAGAGTGTGATAACAGTGTAGCCAGTTTTATTTGCCTTTAGTCAAACAGAAACACGCGTAGGCTACATATAAATGATGGTATATTTTCTAAATATAAGAATATTGTTAAATGTCTTTACTATGGAATAATAATGgggattttttttctcatattcaCAGAAATGCAAGATTGATGCAATAACAAATGGAAGTCAAATGTGTTGGCACAAACAGTTAAACgacaattaaattaaaaagaAGGTGGAAACATCAATTTGCTTTTTCACAGATCTGTAGTTACAGTGCAAAATTAAATCCTAAAAAGTACATGTTCTGTATGTAAATAACTAACCAATTGCTTGGACATATGCTAACTTACTGTTGTAAGTTAGTGTAAATGTCCTAGGTTTGGCCTTTACATGAGATCATTTTGTTACCATAGCTTATTTATTGCTGTAATATTGCCTTGGCTTGAAATAGAATGTGTCTAATGTGAGAAAAGTTCTGACACTGATAATGTTACTGTATCTGCACCTGTGGTCAGACAAATAGTTAGCAaactattttttattgtttttcaagtagagttgttttcttattttctttatGATATTGGCACAAAGGACAAGTGTTTTGTTTAAACAATTATATTTAACATTAGACAAACAATCAAAGTGCTTTGGTAATAATTCAAGTCTCATATCCACCACGCAAACAAAGAAATATTTAATCATGAAGTCAACTTATTTTTTCGGTTACAGCCTAAATCGTCATAACAAGATTGTCCCTTTCAGCCTTCAACTTGTCAGCCTTCACCAACAGCATCAATGACTGAAGCAACATCATTCAATTGTGTCTGTCCTATTCTACGCTACAATTAATGACTGCACTGAAGAGATGAAAAACTTGTGTGGACATCCCAGTTCCAGGGTCAACGTCGGCATATCGTTCATCAGGAGTGGCCCCAAAAATACTGACATgacttccacccccccccccccccccccccctcccccacctcaggGCCGTGAGAAAAAAGAAGATTTTAGCGACAGACCAAACAATACCAAACACTGTTTCTCCAAGGCCACCATAGTTCTCTTTGACATCTGCACATGGTTGGCTACTCCCTCTATCTGCACATGGTTGGCTACTCCCTTTATCTGCACATGGTTGGCTACTCCCTTTATCTGCACCTGGTGGGCTACTTCCTCTGTCACAGGAAACAGAAATGCGCTCTCTATCCACCAGAGGTACTAGATATTTCGaacacactcagaaacagaGTTTATTGGCAGCAGGCAAAGAGGGGTAGCTGTGTCTTGAAGATGCTACTTTAATCACATGTTTGAAGATCCTTTGATGAAAAGTCCTTTGATACGTCCACGCCTTATTCTAACAGGTCCTGTAACGGCACACAGAACAGATGTATGAAAATAGGTTCACCATCATATATGCCTCAATAAGGTTCAATAGTAAGACACTGAAGACACGTGATGGGCTACCTGATCTGAATCATCATGGTAATGTGTCTTCCCAGATTCCATTGTGTGAGCATCCAGATGTTCCGCTTCCTCTAACCCATTGGCCTCTGCATGTTCCCTCATCACAGAGTACCGGTGCACAAGGAACCTTGATGGTTCAAATATAGCAAAAGGACACAAGTGTAagaggtaagtgtgtgtgtgtgtgtgtgtgtgtgtgtgtgtgtgtgtgtgtgtgtgtgtgtgtgtgtgtgtgtgtgtgtgtgtgtgtgtgtgtgtgcgtgtgtgtgtacgtgtgtgcgcgtgtgtgcgtgtgtgtgtgtgtgtgtgtgcatttgcataaATGTAATT belongs to Gadus morhua chromosome 13, gadMor3.0, whole genome shotgun sequence and includes:
- the mdm4 gene encoding protein Mdm4; the encoded protein is MSSISPQPLSSCRTLPGEGSPVQPKAPLLQILRVAGAQENVFTLKEVMHYLGQYIMGRQLYDKQRQHIVHCQDDPLGELLEVDSFSVKNPSPVYEMLKKHLVVVGASNAAENLSLGRECVESGVEDRGQTGGVGAVAGLEPGRERPLLPTPSQRRPRECDQDSLDGLPRSACKRPKLDVTLDEWDLSGLPWWFLGNVGSNHSRRSNGSTDIVTNRERDTAAVSDATGDDLWFLEEGEGEGVSVEMKEAALEAGGRGEGEGEACLEAEGTGAGKEDKADGEIQEEPDEDSQCLSDDTDTDVSTQDAWQCTECKKYNTPLQRYCVRCWALRKDWYKDVPLLAHALSVPDIPSRGSFGSPDEEDDSDAGLDVPDCSRTVSDPVVLPSHCRPDRSLPTLGSALGKGPLAFGLTKEEAVSGGESQESVGMEMEVEVRPEALLEPCQLCQVRPRNGNIIHGRTAHLITCYTCAKRLHKSHAPCPGCGKIIQRVIKIFVI